The region tggtgtttgatcaacttgtattcccagaaagtactttaattctcccatcatactcatctcaaattcagcctgcatcatctcagaaaattctttgcatagagattgattagcagaaccaaatataatatcatcaacataaatttgcacaattaagatatcatctttataagtcttgcaaaaaagagttgtatctactttaccccttacaaactcattctccagaaggaatgagctgagtctctcataccatgctctgggagcttgcttcagaccatagagtgacttcttcaatttgaacacatggtctggcttcttctcatcttcaaaacctgggggttgatgaacatagacttcctctgaaatataaccatttaggaaggcactcttcacgtccatctgatgtagaactatgttgtgattcactgaaaaagagatcaacagtctgattgcctccagtcttgctactggagcaaatgtttcagtgtagtctattccttcctgctggctgtagccttgagcaactagccttgccttgtttctgactacatctcctttctcattcagcttgtttctgaatacccattttgttccaattacatggacactctcaggcttcttcactaagctccaaacatcgttcttggagaattgattcaattcttcttccatagccagaatccaatccttgtcctgaagagcttcatctatggacttgggttcaattaaggacaccaatcctttcagactgagcaaggtctcttcagagggtctgaaggctgatctggttctgactggttcgtctttgttgcccagaatcaattccttagggtgagctgcagtgattctgctcttcttcagagtttgtgagttagagggaccagcttcttcctctggttcatcttcctctggctcagcttcctctggagctttgcctttgtcagaaacattaatgcttaaatctgcaaacttctcaactagctttgactggtcagagtcaagcttatcgtcaaatctaacatgaatagattcttcaatagtcttagcatcagtattataaaatctaaaacctttagatctctcagaataaccaagtaatagacatttagaagacttagcatcaaatttatgcaatctatccttagtattgagaacataacaaacacagccaaaaggatgaaaataagaaatgttgggttttatgttcttccacaattcatagggagtcttattcagaattggtctcacagagattctgttctgaatgtaacatgctgtatttactgcctctgcccaaaagtgcttagccatgccagtttcttggagcatggttctagccatctcctgaagagttctgttcttcctctcaacaacaccattttgttgaggagttctgggacaagagaaatcatgtgcaattccataggaatcaaacagactctcaaacttgtcattctcaaactctccaccatggtcacttctgacacgcacaatcctacaagccttctcgttttgcacttgggcaatgaaggtagagaacacagcatgagactcatccttgcgggttagaaactttacccatgtccagcggctatagtcatcaacgataaccatcccatatctctttccacctatagactcagttttcactggtccaaaaaggtcgatatgcagaagttccaacggccttgaggttgagaccacattctttgccttgaaagggacttttgtgaatttgcctttctgacatgcttcacaaagagcgtctgaagcgaacttcagattgggtaagcccctgacaaggtttagcttgctcagctgagaaatctttctcatactggcatgccctaaccgtctatgccatacccactgctcttcattaacagacagaagacacttcacattctgagcctccaactcagataatctgatcttataaatgttgttcttcctcttgctgttaaacagaacagagccatcgatttgacttacagcccggcaggacttttgattgaatataacatcataacccttgtcagctaattgacttatagacaataagttatgtgttaagccgtctaccaataacacattatcaatgcatggactactatctacacaaatagtaccagtaccaacaattttacccttttcatttcctccaaagccaacttcgcctccaggcttaagtttcagctctcggaacatacgcctttctcccgtcatgtgacgcgagcatccactgtccagataccatgattggtgtttcagtggagctatcaaggatatctgcaacatagataatcttgtccttaggtacccactttctgggtcctttcttgttagttaccccagaagttctgatcaccttgggtgtctcaacatgatattttaaaggaatgtttgcatgatatttagacataaagaaggatccctttttaagagggtttttagcaactttagcaggtaaaggatcaggcaatatggtaccagagggaacaaagcattcatacaaggatttagctttagacacagagggctcatttctatttggtttagaatagccaatgccatgcattccatttctgcttacgccatagatcattgaagccattaaacttctatccacgcttttagctaggaatctttgaaaagacttttcatacttagactcatttctacaatcagaggcatcacaggcaacaatttcttctaacttagcaatctggttcttaagcacagagttagaattgatcaaagcatgattatcatttttcaaatcagaaataattttctcatgttcagaaggagtcttggaaacagcagataagtcctttttcagcttcttatgcttagacaataaggagttatacttatccatgatatcagacaatgcatgtttcagttcagaggtagagaaagaagcgaatacctcattttcatcgtctgagttaggatctccttctgattctgagtcagagtcaacagctccctttgactctgcttccttgtctttgacaatagccatgagtccttggacttcaccatcagagtcaacatcctctgactctgattcatcaaatgttaccatcagactcttctttgtcttgaagtgcttctttggcttcttgtccttcttcaactttggacagtcacttttgtagtgccctgattctttgcactcaaagcatgtgacttccttaagtgaggacttcttctgacctgaggattcatactttccttttgcctttccagagcctttgtatttgctctgcctgtgcttccagatgcgattgagtctcttggagatcagagtcagctcatcttcatcagaatcttctgatgcttcttcagattcctcttcttcagcttgaagagcttttgacttctcagccttagccttttcagatttagatttcaaggctatggactttttcctcagatcttgcatctctgagcgcttcagctcatggcatttcaaaatgctgatgagttcttctaaactcatattctcaacatctctcgtgagctctattgaagtcactaaaggcatccaactttcaggaagacacctgatgacccttatgacatgatcttttgttgtgtagctcttgttgagaggtcgtatgccagctacaagcaactgaaatctggagaacatttcttcaatggactcatttggctccatgatgaaggattcatacttttggatcaaagacaacgcctttgattctttgactttcttgtttccttcatgagacatcttcagagattcgaaaatgcctttcgcaaactcacgatctgtaatcttctggtactcttcataggaaataacacttagaagaattgctcttgctttgtgatgttgtgagtacagcttcttttgatctgcagtcatctctgaccttgggatcttcttgccatctgcatcaactggacgctcgtagccatccacaataatatcccagagatctgcatcgaaacccagaaagaaactttccagtctatctttccaatattccaacctttgaccgtcgaacataggaggctttgcattgtaaccatctctttgagtttcactggtggtggcagccattgtttttcacaccggcccggatcactgaacactgttaggtgtggtaatcagaacttgcgctctgataccaattgaaggtatgaaaaatggtagaaagcgggggtttgaataacgttttcaagataaagcttccaccttaaagattttgacaaatctttcgagaacttaagtgctaaagataagagatagaaaagcacacaaggattttatcgtggttcacttgataaatcactcaagctactccagtccacccgttaaggtgatttcttccttcttagaatgaaggcaatccactaatcaggtaagagttacaactgcacttgaaacttacaagtgactaacaattacactgacttagctcacactaagattcactctcttagtcttctctaggatccgatcaaccttgatctcctaaaggaactaaacaaactgtttatcaaagaattgtttacaagagatttgcttctaaaaagctaatagtaaactcaatgaatttcagatgaaagaaagcttagaagaatttgaatttatcttgcgcgtatgtgaatgcttctagccgcttctttcagtcttcagcctctttatatactccaaggattagggttgagcgttgcatgggaaatgctaccgttggagggcagttctggaaaatccagcttctgctgtgtctgagactgttaggtaggtcgtcaggaaggtacagttgcttttgtacttggatagcgacttgacctttaaacctaggagacttctgatcaggagaaagcttcatgttggaacttgtgaagccggttgatcagagtcagagggaaagcccagatcctctgaccattgtttcttctgattctgaactcagagggaagtacatggtcttcagagtatcttgcttctggacatcagaatttcactaatcagcttctggatcttcagagtcttctacaccatcagaatatctgagccttcagtgtttcttggttatcagactttctggatcttcagaacttctagtgactgagtccacatcagagtttgtataacttcagaacttctgaagcttttccactgttcatactgaacatggtgaatgcgaaaccgttgcttgggttgctctttatacacagtgcttctgatttgtgtgagattgagttgaggtcagagcctgtaaatagcacactcagaaaaacacgttagagtaccaaaattgttcatatcaaaaggttaacttgtaatcatcaaaacatagagttgtactactagatcaaaacttgatcttacaataaaCCCCTTAACTCAAGCAAACCGAGTCAACAAACACTCCTCTCCTTCCCTAAGTGAAAACCGGCGGCTAGCATACATCATGGGCtaggttttattttctttttctcttctcccttTATAACTTGGCCCAAGCCCAACTAATTACCCTCCTAATTACTGATTAAGaggataaaataaatcaaggcaAACTCCTTCCCCTGaatttaaagaaataaattcgGAATTTAGAAAATTTCTTCTAGCAAAATTGCTAGTGCAGTACAGCCTGACCTTCCGTCACTAAAACATGAATATCtcgggctacagaggtcggaatgacctgaaaccaacgaGAGTATTTAGCTACctcagagagctacaactctcataaAGGAAGCTTTTCCCGATAAGGTCgttaagacctctcaaaaattcaTACAAGGTCACAGATAAATTAGCAATtaaatcaaacttcactagaaacttcacttttattcaataaatcacttaagcaatacATAAGCAAGGTTAAAGTCTTACATAATTCATTAGTATATGGGTATGCTTTGTTTTCCTACTATCACGTTTGGAATAGGGGTGCGTTGCTTGGTGCAACCACCCTTCTATATATAGTATTAAGTCAAGGCAAATACATATGGGTCAAGCTCATTGACTTTCTGGTATAGCTCAAACACCTAACCTTGATGGTTATTTAACTATTCATCATACTCTTCTTGTATGATCATCCTTtaagaatgtgtctcattaaaatcttattagAAAAAACACTGTGCGATAAAAATCTAGTGATAGAAAAAATATACAACATTCTGTAGTATATATTTGAGCATTGAGtcattacaaaaaaaaaccttacTAAGAGTACAATAATGGTTAGAGCAAAAGAGTACAATAATGCAATTTAGTTTCAATATTTGAGTCGTTGAACTTCGATACTTTGTATAAGCCCTTCAAATGTTGTAGTCGGGGAGGTCTTCAGGATCAAGTCTGCCAAACCATTACTTGGACAAATTTTTCAGATGTCTATGTCATTATTCTTTTATAGATCGTGAATAAAGAAGAGCTTTGATTGTATGTGCTTTGCGCTATCTCTCTTGGTGTATACTTCCTTTCTTAAGCAATGCATGCAATATTATCCTCAAATATAGTTGTGGCCGACATTTGTCAATATGACAAACCACAAGTATCAAACGCACATGAAACCACAAATATCAGTCAATACACATTATTGACTTGCCTCGTGAATGTTAATGTTTTGTCACTTCACTTGAATACAAAAGCTCATATAGCCTTGTTGGATTTACACCTTTAGGGCATAGCTAATTTGACCAATCACGCCCATTATTTTGGGTTCAATGTTCTCGCACTTATAATTTGAGAGCTACTTCATCTGTCGacaatttttcagtttttggttCCTTACTTTAACTTGTAGAGATATAATTGATTGCGATCTTTTTTTTCCAGTATTGACAGGTATCTGAACATCTCCATGAGGTATAAACATATTTGTAATCTCTACACTTTTGATGATAGTTTTTCTCATCAACAAGACCATCTTCCCATTCTAAGATTTATCCTTGGAACCAAGTTAGATATGTCTTAGCCTAATGAAATTTTAATAGAGAAGGGAATTTGCGGCATAAAGGAATTTATAAATCCCTTTTTAAGTTAgagaatgcatcttttgaacttcAAGTTCATAGTATTGTGTGCAAGTATATATGCATTCTAAACAAATTTTCAAAGCTACttagtttttcttcttctctccctcTAATGCCGAGAAATAACGATAAGATATGAAATATCTTCTGGAGATGATTGAAATTCATTACATAATCTCGGTTTTTCTTGTAGTCTCGTCTTTTAGTGCGGTCTAATGACACATAGtacacataaaaaaaattcatagataagagatattaggttcctgaCCATAAACCAATTTTAATGGGAGAGTTCTAGTGGCTTGTTGGCTTGATGCATATAAGTGTTGTTACTTGCAAAAACATGTTcataaaataaggaaatttgttctcatatgtaatcgtctaactataaataaaaaacatttagCCAAATATCTTTGCTACACCATTCTAACTGTGAACATGTGCAACTAAATATTCAAAAAACATGTCATTTATCAATTTGATCAAGGTTGGTGACATTTACTTGGTCATTCagtcgatgcatcgataaatCTATGTAATATTCAAATTGACCCACAAATTACTCAATATGTACACATGTATCACATCttatttattcaaaaataatagataattcGAATCCCTTATTTCGCCTTTTATTGGCCTTGAGAACAACATCTAAGAATTTATTATATGGAACAATTGCCAAGCTCTTCGAGAGGTGCTTATATGAATTCATATATTTTCGCATCATATGACTCAAAAgcattaaatgatattaaaaccATATAAACTATAGTGAATGCATTGAAGACTATATATAGTGATTATGTATCCATGCCATGATGGGCATAAAATATGGTGATCTTCATatcacaaaataaataataattacttctcaaaataaagaaaaataaaaacgcCCAAATTTATTCATAATGTGACCAAAATCAGCCTGAAGGCAGTACAAATGAGAGGTGAAagaggagaagagagaagcaagaATGAGACAAGTGATATTGTGAAATATGGAGTGTGTTGCTTGGTGTAACTACCCTTCTATATATAACATTAGGTCAAGGCAAGTCAAGCCCATTAACTTTCTGGTATAGTTCAAACACCTAACATTGATGGTTATCTAACTATTCATAATAATTTTGAATTATTCTAAAACAAAAATGATATCCATTGTTTTACCCTTTTCAACACTCTCAACTCAATTGTTACCTTTTTCTAGCAATTACCCACActtgaaaatgattttaatttatttattcaatcatatttattaattttaaaataaaagtattcaaacataaatcacatgaTAATAAACTCACATTAACcgaaattttattttacaaacCCACATTTACTCAAATACTATTTtacaaatccaaacacacactatgttAACACTTGATTTCTCCATAGATAGATAACTaagactattttttttttcttccatcaagccagaaatatttaaaattattggGTAGTTGAATAatgtttattaaaatttaaaagataaatgtgaaaaaatttaatattttacaaAAATTTCATAATCACTTAGaaaaatggatttttttttcaaacatgACATAAGTAATCCTAAgcaagttattttttttaaattgtgcTCTATGTGAAAAAAACAGCATAAATTAAAAAGTTTTGATTATTCACACATaagtttttcttcaattttatttgcacatttttttctctcttttcatttcctATCATATTactcatttttcttcttatttctctctttttctattgaaaatgaggtatttacTCTTAATCCAACTCTACTCAACATCAAAGTAAGaacattttgtttttttgtttgtctAGAAAGTGAAGTAGATGAGAAATGAGTggacaaaataaatcaaaagaattgtttttttgaaactgaGGAAAAAATCAGAGATAAATACATAATACTTGTCAAGAATTTAGGCCCAATGCAAAGCTAAAAAGGCTTCATTTTGTTACAATGGCATCAATATGTGTGGGTGCTTTACCACTGAACCAGGCTCTACTTCTCTCACAAACCAAAAACTCAGCTGCTACCTGTGTAACTTTTCCTTCAACAAGGGGGAAACTAGGTAGGCGTTCTCACTTGGTTGTAAGAGCAGAGAGTATGAGTACTGTCATAGAGAAACAGGGCATCAAGATTGAGAGGAACCCTTCTGAGTCCAAGCTCACTCAACTTGGTGTCAAGCAGTGGCCAAAGTAAAACTCCATTTCATTATTATCTTgccattttaatttgttttcctGTTATTTCCCCCCTTTTGATTACTATTATTCTGATGGGTTTTTTGTTCTCATATTTTTCTTATGGGGTTTGGATTAGGgttaaaaaatcttttttttttttttttattttgatgaaGGAATCATGCAGTGTGCCTAGGTTTTCATGCCTTTTCTCTCTGAGGTTATGCCATGGAATTCAGGCTGCTTCTGTTAATTTGTTTGTACTATGACTGAAGAAATCATGGGAGACAGGGAGATGCATATTTGTGGTTCTAAACATGAAAGAGTTATAGATGCATGCATTTAGTGACAAGTATTTGTCTGaacaaaaaatcaattttgttaacAAAAAATCAATTTGACAAGGCCACACTagactcattgattttagtgatcTGGTGTGGTGATGGAATTGCTAGTGGTAATTTTAATTCAGTTTAGCACCTTTTACCCCGTTTCCCATTACCATCTAGTTTCCCCAGGCAATTCTATACGAGCAGAAAAAAAATGAGCTTTTCTATTTTCTAATTGCTAGCAACTTTATTTTGTGCAACATTATCCATGTCCCTTGGGGCCATGGCTAACAGGATGAAGATATTTTGTCTCTATTTAGTGTCATATTCCCAGTCCCACCAATCAAATTGTGTCATGTATGACAATTATAACCTTACTTTAGTGATTTTTAAATGACATTACACAATTTGATTGGTAGGACAGGAAAGCGGACCAAATGAGAACAGAGGATTTTGGTCCTGGTTAACAATGATGTTAACAATGGTTTGTTAGCAAGCCTCGATTTACGATCGATAAGTGTCAAACATAAAGTTTTGAATTGTTCCTAAACAATATTTTGGGTCCGGCTCCTCTAAAGTGTAAAGTAAGTCATCACATCATTGATTGGGTTGTTATATTGACGTTTCAAATTAGGTAATCACTATTAATGTCATGACTTACCTTACCCTCTAAATTGATATCTACTCACTTTAGAGGAGCCAAGTTCCAATATTCTGTCCTCAGCTAGACAACTGAATCAGAAATACTGTAACTTAGTGATGTCCTCAAGTTATTATGTTTTACTCAAGACTAATAATCAACAGTGGTGAATAAACTTGTGAACTTATCTGTTTTAGTTTCAATTGTATTAGtttagtttatttttctttgCTAGTTTGCTCTTACAGCTGGTTGCTTTTCAGGTGAAATTACAATGTAGCTATCTTTTTAATTGGTTCTATACTTGCATGATACAAATTTTCCTTCTTAACTGTTAACGTTTTAAATTAAATGTGTTctgtttttcttattttaaatgCATGCCCTCTCTGACTCTGTGTATCCACAATTGATGCAAAACAGATGGGGTTGCCCTCCAAGTAAATTCCCATGGACATATGACGCCAAAGAGACTTGCTATCTTTTGGAAGGGAAAGTGAAGGTTACTCCAAGTGGGGCAAATGAAGCAGTTGAAATTGCTGCTGGTGACTTGGTTGTGTTTCCAAAAGGGATGAGTTGCACTTGGGATGTGTCTGTTGCTGTGGACAAGCACTATCTATTTGAATAGAATCCTACAAGAGGTGCTTCATGAATGAAGCTGAAGGACTTTCATGAATTGATTTCGCATGTAAGTTTGGATGTAATAgaacaactaacaaagacatAATAAAGTGGTCATTAGCTATTGTGGATGAAGGTGTTTTTCTTACCTTCTGTTTCTGTCTTGTGCCTCTTGCTCCCTTACCCTCCCCATTAACTCCTTAGGGATATATCTCTACAGACCACATTGAACCAAGAGTAAACCAAACTAGTGAAAGACACCAATCTTTCACTCAAAACTGCATTAGTGTATAGATCATTTCACTTATATACTACTCACcactttctttttcatcaaaTGAGACACTAATTATTAATTTACTCATACTAGAATTCTCAAGGTTTGAGATATTGCGGGCTTCAAAAATTATCATACAATACTATATAAAAGTTTGAATTAAATTTACGtcacaaatattaaattagGGGAGAATACAAGTTTTAAAAGTGAGTTTGGaatattattatataataaaatacttAATTTGTTTAATTATTGTGGTATTTTTATTTGTATTGTAGTAAAGGTgagaaaataaaagtaaaagcaAGAGTGTAAAATGTAATTATgatcatgaattttttttatatcaacTTGTGTCTAAAATGGGAATAGATTAATAATTTCAAGATTTGCATTTTCAGTAATATATTGTATTTTTATATCAAATCTATAACCTCACGTTAAACTTTTTGGTAAACCACTAAAGAGGGTAGACACGCAGAgtgagaaaagaagaaaagatatatgtaatatatgatgtgatgtgaTAAGATGTGAGAGATAAACATAAAAGTTGAGAAGAGAAAAGTAATGTATGTGATTTTGGTAAATCATCATGTAGACACTcagagagagaaaagaagataagagataagaagaTCTGATGTGATAAGAATGAGAGATAGATAGAAGAGTTGAGTGTAGAGAAGAGATAAGTAATGTATGTGATTTTGGTAAACCATCATGTAGAAACACTCTGAGTGAGAAATGAAGTGAAAAGAGAAGTAATGTATATGATATAAGATGTGTTGTAATAAGAAGTGAGAGATAAAGTCTCGTTTTGAGGATGTAAGTACCCTAAGTATCTTTATATCACAACTGAATGCTTTAAGTAGAGCAATATTTTCATACTCCATGGGTGTTTAAGGAAATGGTGTGCGTATTTTAAGACCTCAAAAATAGCTTTCCTACAGAAATGGGTCGAGTTTGCCAAATTTAAGGGACTATTATTACTTGTTCCCTTTCAAAAGCACTCTTTCTCGGATCAAACTGTAATTCATTTTTACTTCTTGTCTCTGCTGCTTTATTGGTCAAAGCGAGAAATGTTTTTCTAAGAACACCTAAAAAATTGGCAAAATTTACAATTGACTTTGACAAACATTTTCATTGTTAAAGTTCTCACTCAACAACACTCCAGATGGAACTTCCTTGACCCTTTAATTCTAAAAGtcattatttatttgaaaaattattCCAACCTTTGGATATAACAATCCAACACTATTACATAAATCTAGACACAATACACTAAAAAACTACAAAACAAACATTAATTCTCCTAATCTAACGTTGATCATAAATACTCCAcctgttacattgttgaggctATTTTGCAAGACACAAGACATCAAACAAGAGAAGCAGTAACAGAAAGAGGAGATGACAGGCTCAGGAGATCCACTAGTGATATCATTCGGTGAGATGCTCATCGACTTTGTTCCTGACACCTCAGGCGTCTCCTTGGCTGAGTCTAATGCTTTCATCAAAGCCCCTGGTGGTGCCCCTGCCAATGTGGCTTGTGCCATTTCCAAACTTGGTGGCAACGCTGCCTTCATTGGCAAGGTTCTTACTTTCATCATGCATTCCCCATTTTACTACTGAGATTATGGATTCATTTACACGGTTCATGTTTGGAAACTCTTTTAGAGTTGATTATgaaatcagaatcaattttaaGGAGAGACTTTTGTGAGCGGTTTCTAATTTCATATTCTAGTTAAAGAGAATCTCATTTAAACATGCTAATAGACCAACATGGATCCTCTGCAGCCATTTCTCTGCGGCTTTTTGCTGCAAATTCTTGGTCTTGA is a window of Lotus japonicus ecotype B-129 chromosome 5, LjGifu_v1.2 DNA encoding:
- the LOC130721169 gene encoding uncharacterized protein LOC130721169, with the protein product MASICVGALPLNQALLLSQTKNSAATCVTFPSTRGKLGRRSHLVVRAESMSTVIEKQGIKIERNPSESKLTQLGVKQWPKWGCPPSKFPWTYDAKETCYLLEGKVKVTPSGANEAVEIAAGDLVVFPKGMSCTWDVSVAVDKHYLFE